The Shewanella halotolerans region ATAGTGGCCATGATGGGCGGGACCAATGGCACCGCCTCATTTGATGTCGCCATCTTAAGAATTCAGGAAACCCTGCTGGGGGTGCTGGTCTACTCCGGCGTCTTTCGTTTTCTCTGGCCGACAACAACAGAGTCGCTGTTTTTCGACACTCTGGAGACGCTAACCCAGCAATTTGCGCTGGCAAGAACGCGCTTAACCCAGGCCCTCAGCGATGGGCAGACTCTGGATGGTGACGCTGAGCTATTGGCTAACCAGGGCAATGTCGATAGACTCCGCGAGCTATTGGCCCTGTCGGCCGCTAGCCACTATCAACTGCGCCATGAAAAGGACAAATGGCAAAGCGTGGTGCAGGCCTGCGATGGCATACAAGGACATATCACTCAGCTGACCGAAGCGATAGCGAGTCAACAGCGTCAACAGCGTCAACCGCACGAGGCTAATCACCAACAGCCAGACCTTGAACAGCCAAGCCTTGCACAGACAGCTCTGGCTGAAACAGATCAGGCAGAAACAAGTCTGGATGAAACCGGCTTAATAAGGCAGGGGCTCGATAAGTTAAACCTGGAACTGGATCTGCTTGCGGCCAGCATAGACAAGGAGAAGCCCCAGAGTCGAGAGCTGGCCCGATACTGGGCGGGGCAAAGCCAATCCAATGCCGAGCTTAATGCCCAGGTTGAAGCCAATGCTAATGCCAAAGCTGCAAACAAGGCTGCTCAGAGCAAGTTGTTGCAGCAGCGGCTCACCAATGCCCTGACCGCTATTGCCATCTCGCTCACCTGTTTCAGCCTGTGGATCTACTTCGCGATTCCGGGTGGCCCCATCTTTCCACTGATAGGCGCCGCGCTGGCCAACGTCGCAGTACACATGCCTGGCAGCATCATTCGGCAAGCCAAGCTGGCCTGCCTCGCCTGGGGCGCACTGTTTCTGGCCGAGTATTGTTTCATCTTGACCACGCTGACCGAACTTTGGCAACTCGTCGCCTTCTATGGCATTAACACACTGTTGGTCTACGGCTATTTCAACAAGCCATCTCAGGTCGTCATTCGCCTGTTGGGTGGTAACCTGCTGCTGATCATGACGATGAACGCGCTGCATAGCACGCCTCAGTATGAAATTATCACGCCACTGTTGATGCTGGTGATCATGCTGATCTGTTTAACTGTGGTCAGGTTCTACCTTCGCCTGTTTAAGGAATGAAATGGTTAATCGCGCCCCCTCAAAAGTGACTCGCAGATAGGCGACGCCTTAAATCACGGTTAACGGTTACCTGTGGTGACTGTCAGGGGACGGTCGCCGCCGATGACGGTTTCCGATGGCATTTCCCGATGAATGTCGGCCGCTAATTGACCACAAAAAAATTTTCACTTTTTTAAAAAATCTTTCCCCTCATTAGGAGAAAGATCATCGCCAAGCCGGAGCGTCGCTTGGTAAATACTCGTTAAAACACACATGAAACCCCATTAAAAACATACGATTAAATAAGCACCCCGTGCTAATTCCTTTCTCGATGTTTGAAGGATTTCATCCTTCAAACGTGATTACTTTAATGTCACATCTGCTCATAAAATACCCTCATCGAATGAAGAAGCAGGCTCTGGATTAAGCGTTACTCCCCGGTTAATCCCAGCGCCGAACCTCTTCAACAACTAACAATGAGTCCTCTATCTGGATTCGGCCAGTGACACAAAGACTGGACAAACGACAAGGGTTACCAGAATGCAAAAGCTTCAATTTCGCACCATCAAGATGACATCGGGCAAAGCGGCCATGCTGAAGGCTGTTCCTTTGGCTCTCGCCCTCTCTTTTGGCAACCTGGCCTATGCCGATGCCGAACCTGCACAAACAATCCAAACCATGGAAACCAGTGCGGCTGAATCTATGCTGGAGCGTTATGGCGTCACAGATGAGTTACTCAAGCTGGGACTCAGCTCACTTACCTATGGCGATCAGCAAGTTGAGCACGTTCAACGTTCAATCGAGATCGATGGCGAAAAGCATGAGTCAGAGGTCTTTCTGGTACAGAGCACAGACAACCGAGGCAACATAGATCTGCGCATCAAGTATGACCAGGCGAAACTGGATGCTGAGGAAGATGTGATTGCCAAGATAGAGGCGATCACTAAGATCGAATACCGTCTCAAAGATTACATGGACAGCTATGACAAGTCGTCCGTCGTCATTAATGAAATCAACCCAAATCATGTCGAGATAAGCTTCAACTACTCTAAGTATGGTTTGCCACAAGATATCGCCTACTTCCGCTTCATGCAGGTCAAATTGACCCTGATCGACGGCAAGGCGAGCACCATGCAGATCACCAACAATGGTAAGACATTTGAATATGATGACTATCGTGTGAGTGAATATGTACAGGAAATCACCTTCGATAACCTGGTCAATGGCAAGACGGTTGTTAAAGAGAAGAGCATCCAGGCCAAGGGTCAAAAAGGTAAGAAACCCGTGAACTACCAGGCCAAATTGCGACCTGTCGCCTTCTACGACGACATGCTGGGTGTGATGGTCATGGATCAAGAATTACTTACGACAGTGTCAGATCCCCGCATTCGTGAAGAGAAGGTTGATCTCGACAGAATCTTCCCAATCCTGGGTGACTTCGTCCGCCAACGCGGGATTGATGTGCCACTGCCCTTCGGCTTCTCGGTGGCCTATCGCAACCAGGATATGAATGTCGGCTTTAATAGTTTTGACATCATGGGGCTGAACTTAGACGAGTTCTTCGACCCAGAGAGTTCAATCGGTACCGTTAACGCCGAAAGTTACTCATTGCGCGCCGACATCAACATACTGCCCTTCTGGAACGTGTTCGGCTACATAGGCAAGGTCAATGTGGATGCCGTGGTAGACGCCCACTACACGGGTAAGATGAAAGATGTGTTCGAAGAAAAACTGGGCGTGATCGGCGGCAAGCTAGCCTGTAATGCGGTAGCGAGCCAGGGCGTTGACCTCTGTTCACCCGGCGATGTTAACGTGCCGCTACACCTGGATTATGACCTGGTTGGAGTGGGGACTACCCTGTCAATCGGCTACAAAGAGTTCTTTGCATCGGTAACCGCGAGTTACAGCGTGACCCGCCTCGAGGGTAACGACAACTGGGGCGATGGTATTCTCACCATTCAACCTATGCTGGGGTATCAGTTCCTCGACTATCGTGCACAGGTATTTATCGGTGCTGAGTACCAAGGCCTCAAGCCGACGATGGAAGGCAACTTAGGCTACATTGACGCCCTGGGACGCGACTTTACCTACAATGTTGGGGTCGAGTTGAACAAGTGGGCCTACCTGGTGGGCTTTAACAAGCAGATAGGTAAAAACCTCAACTTTACCGCCCTGTATAACAAGGGTGAAACCCGAAGCGCCATCACCCTCAACCTGGGTTACCGCTTCTAATTTGCCCCCGCGCTATCGACGACTCAATCTATTCGGTTGAGTCGTTTTTTTATGGCCATCAACTGGCTTGCTCTCGATATTACAACTCTTCTCTCCCAGCCATAACACCTCAACACTAGGCTGACGGATTAACGCCAGATTAAGCGAGGATTCGATCCATCATAGCCGATTATTGAATGGTCAAAAAACCTACTACTATACCCCCATCATATGAGCCCAACTCATCCCCAATTAGATTAATGGAGTCTAAAATGACCATGTTTTCTCGCTCTGCTATAGCCGTATTTGTAACGCTGTCGCTAGCCGCTTGCGGTGGCAGCGATGATCAGTCCAGTG contains the following coding sequences:
- a CDS encoding FUSC family protein, coding for MLSRSIKEAIKVATAVAVSIALALFFQWDKPYWAAVTVIAISANESFGHGIRQGKMRLLGTLMGVLYALVMIALFSQERLMFIAFFHLFLGFCVFFSDNKRYGYAFTMAFTVFAIVAMMGGTNGTASFDVAILRIQETLLGVLVYSGVFRFLWPTTTESLFFDTLETLTQQFALARTRLTQALSDGQTLDGDAELLANQGNVDRLRELLALSAASHYQLRHEKDKWQSVVQACDGIQGHITQLTEAIASQQRQQRQPHEANHQQPDLEQPSLAQTALAETDQAETSLDETGLIRQGLDKLNLELDLLAASIDKEKPQSRELARYWAGQSQSNAELNAQVEANANAKAANKAAQSKLLQQRLTNALTAIAISLTCFSLWIYFAIPGGPIFPLIGAALANVAVHMPGSIIRQAKLACLAWGALFLAEYCFILTTLTELWQLVAFYGINTLLVYGYFNKPSQVVIRLLGGNLLLIMTMNALHSTPQYEIITPLLMLVIMLICLTVVRFYLRLFKE
- a CDS encoding porin family protein is translated as MQKLQFRTIKMTSGKAAMLKAVPLALALSFGNLAYADAEPAQTIQTMETSAAESMLERYGVTDELLKLGLSSLTYGDQQVEHVQRSIEIDGEKHESEVFLVQSTDNRGNIDLRIKYDQAKLDAEEDVIAKIEAITKIEYRLKDYMDSYDKSSVVINEINPNHVEISFNYSKYGLPQDIAYFRFMQVKLTLIDGKASTMQITNNGKTFEYDDYRVSEYVQEITFDNLVNGKTVVKEKSIQAKGQKGKKPVNYQAKLRPVAFYDDMLGVMVMDQELLTTVSDPRIREEKVDLDRIFPILGDFVRQRGIDVPLPFGFSVAYRNQDMNVGFNSFDIMGLNLDEFFDPESSIGTVNAESYSLRADINILPFWNVFGYIGKVNVDAVVDAHYTGKMKDVFEEKLGVIGGKLACNAVASQGVDLCSPGDVNVPLHLDYDLVGVGTTLSIGYKEFFASVTASYSVTRLEGNDNWGDGILTIQPMLGYQFLDYRAQVFIGAEYQGLKPTMEGNLGYIDALGRDFTYNVGVELNKWAYLVGFNKQIGKNLNFTALYNKGETRSAITLNLGYRF